GAAGTAAATGGACTTGTGAAATACTATGACCTGGATTTAAGGTCTAAGGATGTCGTTAACTCTCCTGCCTATTTCTTGCAACAAAATGACGTAGTTTACGTTGCGCCAAACAAGCCTCAAGTAAATGCGTCAGCGAGTTCACCTACGGCTTCTTACATCATTTCGGCAACTGGGTTGTTAATCACAATCATTTCTATTTTAACTAGATAATCACTAATGGAAAACAATATAGAAAATATTTATAATAAGGAAAACGATTCTATCAACATTAGGGCGGAGGTAGAAAAATATTTAATTCACTGGAAATGGTTTGTTATATCTGTAATTGTTTGTGTTACAATAGCGGTGTTTTATGCAAAGTCACAAGTAAATATTTTTAAAACAAATGCTACCGTTTTAGTCAAAGAAGAAGGAAGTGCAGCCTCTGAATTACAAGTCTTTCAAGATTTGGCCTCTCTTGGGGCGGGGGCAAAAAACAATGTGATAGATGAAATTGAAATTTTAAAATCGAGAACCTTGGCAGAGGCTTATGTAAGAGCTTTAAACTTAAATTTTGCTGTATATCAACAACAGGGTTTAAAAAAGGTTGAGCAGTTTGAAGTTACACCAATAAATTACCAGGTGCTATCTGATCAAAATAATTTTTATGAATTAGATACCATCATTGATATAACTATATTAAACGATCAGCAGTTTGAATATCAAGTAGAAGGGCAGGATGAATTAAAGTCGGCTAAATTTGGAGAAAAAATAAAGATTGATCAGTACGAATTTTTATTCATACCGGAGTTTAAAAAATTTGAGGAGAATAGAAATAATTCTTATGAAGTGGTATTTACCAAACTAGCGGCTTCAATTGAAAAATTTAAGAACAAAATATCAGTAAGTCCAGTAGATGATTCAAATATAATAACTGTTTCACTACAGTATCCGATAAAAACAAAAGCTCAGTTGGTATTAAACACAATGATTGATTTGTACAATCAAATGTCTGTTGAAGATAAAAACCAAGTAGGAAAGAAAACAGATACTTTTATTGAAGAACGTTTGGCAGGGATCAAAAGAGAGTTAGACGAAGTTGATCAATTAGAGGAAGTTTATAAGAAAGACAAGCAGATTACAGATATAGAGGTACAAGCAAGAGTGTTTGTTGATGGAAAATCCTTAAATGATCAAGAAATTCTAAAAAGAACTACAGCGCTAAGTGTTGTGAATTATATGATTTCTAGTATAGATGATCAAAAAGAGGATTTTGAATTATTACCTACGAGTATCGGTATTGAGGATAATATACAGTTAAGTGCTTCAGTAGCCAATTACAATCAGTTATTGTTAAATAGAAACAAATACCCTAAAGAAAACCCTATTGTCCAAAATTTAAATGTGGAGTTGGCAAATTTAAGGGAGAATATAAAAAGATCTTTAAAAAACAACAAAAAGCAATTAGAAATAGGCTTGGCTTCTTTAAAAGAGAAAGAAAAAGAGTTTGAGGGAGAAATATCTTCAATGCCTCAAAAAATTCGTGAATATCGTACGATCTTAAGAAGACAAGAAATCATTGCACAGTTATATTCTTATTTATTGCAAAAAAAAGAAGAGAATAAAATATCTATGGCAGTTACAGTGCCAAATGCAAAAATTATAGACAGGGCTTATAGTGATAAAAACGCAGTAGCACCTAAAAAAGCAATGATAGCTTTAGCAGGGTTAATTATAGGTATTATTATTCCGTTTGGAGTGATTTATATAAGAGAATTATTAGATACCAAATTCCATTCTAGAGCTGAATTAGAAAAATATGTGTCGACACCTATTTTGGGAGATATTCCTTTTGATAAGTCAGAGGAAAAAGTAATTATCAAACAAGGTAGTAGAACTAGTTCTGCCGAAGCTTTTAGGTTGTTAAGAACCAATTTAGACTTTATCCTTTCGGGAGTTACAGATAAGTCTAAAGTGATTTTTGTAACCTCTACGATTTCTGGAGAAGGAAAGACCTTTATTTCGGTAAATTCAGCCTCTTCAATTGCGTTAACAGGTAAAAAAGTATTACTGGTGGGAATGGATTTACGTGCTCCCAAAATTACCCAGTATTTAGGGTTGCCAAATAGAAGTGGAGTAAGTAATTATTTAATTGGTCAAGAAGATAAAATTACAGATTTGGTCTTCCCTTTACAAGGTTTCGAAAATTTAGATGTTTTAAGTTCTGGTATTGTACCTCCAAACCCTGCTGAGTTATTGTTAAGTGCTAGGTTACAAAAAATGTTTGAGGAGCTAAGAGAACAATATGATTATATCATTGTTGATACAGCTCCAGTAAATTTGGTAACAGATACTTTAATGATGAGTAAACACGCAGATATGTTTGTATATGTTGCTAGAGCAAATTACTTAGATAAGCGTATGTTAGAAATGTCTCAAAAATTATATCAAGAAAAACGTTTGCCAAACATGGCGATGTTAATCAATGGTATGGATCATGAAAGAGTTTATGGTTATGGAGTATATGGTTATGGAGGATATGGATATCCAGATGAAGAAGAAGACAAGAGTTTCATTAAAAAAATATTTAGATTATAAATGTAAAAACCTCATTTTCAATGAGGTTTTTTTAGGCCTAAAAAAAAGTGAATTTTTTTAATAAAATTGTTTGGTGAATTGTAAAAACCAACTATATTTGCACCCGCAACGCCGATATAGCTCAGCTGGCTAGAGCAGCTGATTTGTAATCAGCAGGTCGTAGGTTCGAGTCCTATTATCGGCTCCAAAAGAGACAACGAAAGTTGTCTCTTTTTTTTATCCCCAAATTTATTAATAATACACCGCTCATCGTCCATCGCCCACCGAACCCCGAACATAGCCCATCGCTCACCGATAACCGAATCCCGAAAATCATTCCCCTGTCACTTCGAGTGCATTTATGTAATGCAATGAAATAAATGAGTATAGAGAAGTACACAGAACAAAAAAAACAAAATAATATTTGCTATTGTAGATATAATTAATACATTTGCCCTATTATAATACGAACATGAAATTATTTAACACTAACGGATTTTATTATTTTTTCTTCTTTATGGAAGAGAAGAGACTTTTCGTGTGTTAATTTTATATAAAACAGCATAACTAGAAGTCTCGATTTATCGAGACTTTTTTTTTGTTAAAAAAAGAAAATGAAAATAGCAATTCAAGGAATAAAAGGGTCATACCACCACATTGTAGCCGAGAACTATTTTGGAGAAGATATTGAGTTGATAGAATGTATGACATTTGGAGAAATGCCAGACCTTGTATTGAGTGGAAAAGCGGATTATTTAGTCATGGCAATTGAAAATTCTATAGCCGGAGCAATACTTCCAAATTACTCTTTAATTGACGAGTA
Above is a genomic segment from Wenyingzhuangia fucanilytica containing:
- a CDS encoding GumC family protein, which encodes MENNIENIYNKENDSINIRAEVEKYLIHWKWFVISVIVCVTIAVFYAKSQVNIFKTNATVLVKEEGSAASELQVFQDLASLGAGAKNNVIDEIEILKSRTLAEAYVRALNLNFAVYQQQGLKKVEQFEVTPINYQVLSDQNNFYELDTIIDITILNDQQFEYQVEGQDELKSAKFGEKIKIDQYEFLFIPEFKKFEENRNNSYEVVFTKLAASIEKFKNKISVSPVDDSNIITVSLQYPIKTKAQLVLNTMIDLYNQMSVEDKNQVGKKTDTFIEERLAGIKRELDEVDQLEEVYKKDKQITDIEVQARVFVDGKSLNDQEILKRTTALSVVNYMISSIDDQKEDFELLPTSIGIEDNIQLSASVANYNQLLLNRNKYPKENPIVQNLNVELANLRENIKRSLKNNKKQLEIGLASLKEKEKEFEGEISSMPQKIREYRTILRRQEIIAQLYSYLLQKKEENKISMAVTVPNAKIIDRAYSDKNAVAPKKAMIALAGLIIGIIIPFGVIYIRELLDTKFHSRAELEKYVSTPILGDIPFDKSEEKVIIKQGSRTSSAEAFRLLRTNLDFILSGVTDKSKVIFVTSTISGEGKTFISVNSASSIALTGKKVLLVGMDLRAPKITQYLGLPNRSGVSNYLIGQEDKITDLVFPLQGFENLDVLSSGIVPPNPAELLLSARLQKMFEELREQYDYIIVDTAPVNLVTDTLMMSKHADMFVYVARANYLDKRMLEMSQKLYQEKRLPNMAMLINGMDHERVYGYGVYGYGGYGYPDEEEDKSFIKKIFRL